The following coding sequences are from one Chelonoidis abingdonii isolate Lonesome George chromosome 4, CheloAbing_2.0, whole genome shotgun sequence window:
- the CLP1 gene encoding polyribonucleotide 5'-hydroxyl-kinase Clp1: MAEIFGTELTRNKKFTFDAGAKVAVFTWHGCTVQLSGRTEVAYISKDTPMLLYLNTHTALEQMRRQAEREDERGPRVMVVGPTDVGKSTVCRLLLNYAVRLGRRPTFVELDVGQGSVSIPGTMGALYIERPADVEEGFSVQAPLVYHFGSTTPGTNIKLYNKITSRLADVFNQRCEVNRRASVSGCVINTCGWVKGSGYHALVHAASAFEVDVVVVLDQERLYNELKRDLPHFVRTVLLPKSGGVVERSKDFRRECRDDRIREYFYGFRGCFYPHAFDVKFSDVKIYKVGAPTIPDSCLPLGMSQEDNQLKLVPVTPGRDMVHHLLSVSTADGSEENISETSVAGFIVVTGVDVDRQVFTVLSPAPRPLPKNFLLIMDIRFMDLK, translated from the exons ATGGCGGAGATCTTCGGCACCGAGCTGACCCGTAACAAGAAGTTCACTTTCGATGCTGGTGCCAAGGTGGCCGTGTTCACGTGGCATGGCTGCACAGTGCAGCTGAGCGGCCGCACTGAAGTGGCTTACATATCAAAGGACACACCCATGCTGCTCTACCTCAACACCCACACAGCCCTGGAGCAGATGCGGCGGCAAGCAGAGCGCGAGGATGAGCGGGGGCCCCGGGTCatggtggtggggcccacggatGTGGGTAAGTCGACAGTGTGCCGGCTGCTGCTGAACTACGCTGTGCGGCTGGGGCGCCGACCCACCTTCGTGGAGCTGGACGTGGGCCAAGGCTCGGTCTCCATCCCTGGCACCATGGGGGCACTGTATATCGAGCGGCCTGCTGATGTAGAGGAGGGCTTCTCTGTCCAGGCCCCCCTGGTCTATCACTTTGGCTCCACCACTCCAGGCACCAACATCAAACTCTATAACAAG ATCACATCTCGCTTGGCTGACGTCTTTAACCAGCGCTGCGAAGTGAACCGCCGGGCTTCAGTCAGTGGCTGCGTTATCAACACGTGCGGCTGGGTGAAGGGCTCAGGGTACCATGCCCTGGTGCATGCCGCCTCAGCCTTTGAAGTGGATGTGGTGGTAGTGCTGGACCAGGAGCGCCTATACAATGAGCTGAAGCGGGACCTGCCTCATTTTGTGCGCACAGTGCTGCTCCCCAAATCAGGTGGGGTGGTAGAGCGCTCCAAGGACTTCCGGCGGGAGTGCCGGGATGACCGCATCCGTGAGTACTTTTACGGCTTCCGTGGCTGCTTCTACCCCCATGCCTTCGATGTCAAATTCTCCGATGTCAAGATCTACAAGGTGGGGGCTCCCACTATCCCTGACTCATGCCTGCCCCTGGGCATGTCGCAGGAGGACAACCAGCTCAAGCTTGTGCCAGTGACACCGGGCCGTGACATGGTGCACCACTTGCTGAGCGTCAGCACTGCTGATGGCAGTGAGGAGAACATCTCCGAGACTAGCGTGGCTGGCTTCATCGTCGTCACTGGGGTGGACGTAGATCGCCAGGTCTTCACAGTGCTGTCACCGGCACCTCGCCCACTGCCCAAGAACTTCCTGCTGATCATGGACATCCGCTTCATGGACCTTAAGTAG